One window from the genome of Deltaproteobacteria bacterium encodes:
- a CDS encoding class I SAM-dependent methyltransferase: MPYMTAGVHVLERCSGCGLVYVANFSPDGVSYRGDDYFVRKNEYVRHWEEFCVHFERLLDKIERFKPQGVLLDVGAGVGILLHVAGRRGFITRGVEVSEWASAYARDERKLDVVAGTLEEAAFPDSHFDVIVINHVLEHVPDPLSLLREARRILKDDGVIVAGVPNIGSIMAGILRERWPSLRPEEHIWHFSPITLRRLIRKAGFREVHFEARDNHVASGWGPKAVARRVINGASVLADRSEAMLIIAMKQLSPGVPGNGMRRQQCGCPRDSVDG, from the coding sequence TTGCCGTATATGACCGCCGGCGTCCACGTGCTGGAGCGGTGCTCCGGCTGCGGCCTGGTGTACGTGGCGAACTTTTCCCCGGACGGCGTATCGTACAGGGGCGACGACTACTTTGTCCGGAAAAACGAGTACGTCCGGCATTGGGAGGAGTTCTGCGTCCATTTCGAGCGACTCCTCGACAAGATAGAACGCTTCAAACCGCAAGGTGTTCTGCTGGACGTGGGCGCAGGCGTGGGAATTCTCCTTCATGTCGCGGGACGACGCGGGTTCATCACCCGGGGAGTGGAAGTGTCGGAATGGGCCTCCGCCTACGCGAGGGACGAGAGGAAGCTCGACGTTGTCGCGGGGACACTCGAGGAGGCCGCATTTCCCGATTCGCATTTCGACGTGATCGTCATCAACCACGTTCTCGAGCACGTCCCCGACCCGCTTTCCCTTCTTCGGGAAGCGCGGCGGATCCTGAAGGACGACGGAGTGATCGTTGCGGGCGTTCCCAACATCGGGAGCATCATGGCCGGCATCCTGCGGGAGAGGTGGCCATCGTTGCGGCCGGAAGAGCACATCTGGCATTTCAGCCCGATCACGCTTCGGCGGCTGATACGGAAAGCCGGTTTCCGGGAAGTCCACTTCGAAGCGCGCGACAATCACGTCGCGAGCGGGTGGGGACCGAAGGCGGTCGCAAGGCGCGTCATAAACGGCGCCTCGGTCCTCGCGGACCGCTCCGAGGCCATGCTCATCATCGCGATGAAACAGCTTTCTCCGGGCGTTCCGGGGAACGGGATGCGCCGCCAACAATGCGGTTGCCCGCGGGACAGCGTCGATGGATAA
- a CDS encoding glycosyltransferase family 2 protein: protein MDKVYIVIVNWNGWKDTIECLESVFRNDYAPYQVVVCDNGSDDDSLEKIRSWATGKLLNEVPPGNPLYSLSFPPVPKPIPFVERGRNDPDAVCPANRSDAKLVLIDNGSNLGFAGGNNVGIRYAMERDDFSHVWLLNNDVVVKPDALFHLVRRMKEKKDAGMCGSTIPYYAAPDTVWTLGGGIYNKWLSRSRSIANMEPVRGAASRFDVEGSMDYLAGASMLVSRAFLREVGLLNEEYFLYFEEPDWALRGKGKFSLAYAPDSVVYHKVGASTNLMNEPGRSDKSLKFHAMKSQLLFTRNFFPFCIPLVLARFVADFFIESLYDIASRRKTKAGSA from the coding sequence ATGGATAAGGTGTACATCGTCATCGTCAACTGGAACGGATGGAAGGACACGATAGAGTGCCTGGAAAGCGTATTCCGGAACGACTATGCGCCTTATCAAGTTGTCGTGTGCGACAACGGATCCGACGATGATTCCCTGGAAAAGATAAGGAGCTGGGCGACGGGGAAACTGCTGAACGAGGTCCCGCCCGGGAATCCCCTGTATTCACTGTCGTTCCCTCCGGTTCCGAAGCCGATTCCCTTCGTCGAGCGCGGCCGCAACGATCCCGATGCGGTTTGCCCCGCAAACCGAAGCGACGCGAAACTCGTACTCATCGACAACGGGTCGAACCTCGGTTTCGCCGGGGGGAACAACGTCGGCATCCGGTACGCGATGGAGCGGGATGATTTCAGCCACGTGTGGCTGCTGAACAACGATGTGGTCGTAAAGCCGGACGCGCTTTTCCACCTGGTCCGGAGAATGAAGGAGAAAAAGGACGCGGGCATGTGCGGGTCGACCATCCCTTACTACGCCGCTCCGGATACCGTCTGGACGCTCGGAGGCGGCATCTATAACAAATGGCTTTCGAGATCCCGCAGCATAGCGAATATGGAACCGGTGCGCGGTGCGGCGTCCAGATTCGACGTGGAAGGATCTATGGATTATCTTGCGGGCGCGTCCATGCTGGTTTCACGCGCCTTTTTGCGGGAGGTGGGCCTGCTGAACGAAGAATATTTCCTGTACTTCGAGGAACCGGATTGGGCATTGCGGGGGAAAGGGAAATTTTCTCTCGCTTACGCGCCGGATAGCGTCGTGTATCATAAAGTCGGCGCGAGCACAAATCTGATGAATGAGCCGGGCAGATCCGACAAATCCTTGAAGTTCCACGCGATGAAAAGCCAGTTGCTGTTTACGCGCAACTTCTTCCCTTTCTGTATTCCATTGGTCCTTGCCCGGTTCGTCGCCGATTTCTTCATTGAATCCCTGTATGACATCGCGTCGAGAAGGAAAACAAAGGCCGGATCGGCATGA
- a CDS encoding class I SAM-dependent methyltransferase yields MEILKSRLDNAVSRREMHSLGIDFTAPTWKRIARKYGLLDGVNVGESSKSWDVLRTVKFVRDRLSPDAPILDIGAYASEVVCSLHRLGYANLTGIDLNPNIVKMPYADKVRYVTGDFLHMPFEESSFEAVTAISVIEHGFRDEPLLEELKRVIKPGGYFMASVDYWPEKIDTEGIRAFGMEWKIFSKSELTRFIDLSGKYGFSPVGELDFTASEPTVRWNGERYTFAWLAIRKIR; encoded by the coding sequence GTGGAAATTCTGAAATCGAGACTGGACAATGCGGTTTCAAGGCGAGAGATGCATTCCCTCGGGATAGATTTCACCGCTCCGACCTGGAAACGCATCGCGCGGAAATACGGTTTGTTGGATGGCGTCAACGTCGGCGAATCCTCCAAGAGCTGGGACGTTCTGAGGACGGTCAAATTCGTCAGGGACCGGCTGTCGCCGGATGCGCCCATTCTCGATATCGGAGCATACGCCTCGGAAGTCGTCTGCTCGCTCCATCGTCTCGGTTATGCGAATCTGACGGGAATCGATTTGAATCCGAACATCGTGAAAATGCCCTATGCCGACAAGGTACGGTACGTCACCGGAGATTTCCTGCACATGCCGTTCGAGGAATCCTCATTCGAAGCCGTCACCGCGATTTCCGTCATAGAGCACGGTTTCCGGGACGAACCGCTGCTTGAAGAGCTGAAACGGGTCATCAAGCCGGGAGGCTATTTCATGGCGTCCGTCGATTATTGGCCGGAAAAGATAGACACGGAAGGAATCCGCGCATTCGGGATGGAGTGGAAAATATTCTCGAAAAGCGAATTGACCCGATTCATCGACCTTTCGGGGAAATACGGATTTTCGCCGGTCGGGGAACTGGATTTCACCGCATCCGAGCCGACCGTTCGCTGGAACGGGGAGAGATACACTTTTGCATGGCTGGCCATCCGGAAAATTCGATGA
- a CDS encoding glycosyltransferase, with protein sequence MKVLLVCGSFPPMRCGVGDYTSMLADALGRKAGVDVAVLTSKGAAPPRPDVPYRLLALEEGWRFPDLPDTVRAVREWSPDVVHFQYPAKGYGPLQWVLPSLFRAMGYPVYLTLHEYFGERDKGTRLSAALNLPNIVAARGIVVTREDYASLIPPSYARVMRRRQVKHIPIGANVHTRVVDEAERKAVRNRFAPSPSSLVSYFGFVSPNKGVDDIFRIADPERHHIVLIAELDPADPLHARILSLADTPPWKGRVSVTGFLPADEVARILACSDSVLLPFRNGSSLGNGTLHAALSQGTFTLSTSLTRRGYDTAWNAYFAAPGDIRDLSDALLRYSGRRVPRPSDFVDREWDRIAEDHERFYRRTG encoded by the coding sequence ATGAAAGTCCTGCTGGTCTGCGGATCGTTCCCGCCGATGCGCTGCGGCGTGGGGGATTACACCTCCATGCTGGCCGATGCGCTTGGCCGGAAGGCGGGAGTCGACGTGGCGGTCCTCACCAGCAAGGGGGCGGCGCCTCCGCGTCCCGATGTGCCGTACCGGTTGCTGGCCTTGGAGGAAGGTTGGCGGTTCCCGGATCTCCCCGATACCGTGCGGGCCGTTCGCGAATGGTCCCCGGACGTCGTTCATTTCCAGTACCCGGCCAAGGGGTATGGCCCCCTCCAGTGGGTTCTCCCCTCCCTGTTTCGCGCCATGGGCTACCCCGTCTATCTCACCCTTCATGAATATTTCGGCGAACGGGACAAGGGGACCCGCCTGTCCGCGGCCCTCAATCTTCCCAACATCGTCGCGGCCCGCGGAATCGTGGTCACGCGCGAGGATTACGCGTCCCTGATCCCCCCTTCGTATGCCCGGGTCATGCGGAGAAGGCAAGTGAAGCACATCCCGATCGGCGCAAACGTCCATACCCGCGTCGTGGACGAGGCGGAACGGAAAGCCGTCCGGAACCGCTTCGCTCCTTCCCCATCCTCCCTGGTTTCCTATTTCGGCTTCGTCTCCCCAAACAAGGGTGTGGACGACATCTTCCGTATCGCCGATCCGGAGCGTCACCATATCGTCCTCATCGCCGAACTGGATCCGGCAGACCCTTTGCACGCGAGGATACTGTCCCTGGCCGACACGCCTCCCTGGAAGGGACGGGTATCGGTGACGGGGTTCCTGCCCGCGGACGAAGTCGCACGGATCCTCGCCTGCTCCGACTCGGTGCTCCTCCCGTTCCGAAACGGCTCCAGCCTCGGCAACGGGACGCTCCATGCGGCACTCTCCCAGGGAACGTTCACGCTTTCGACATCCCTCACGCGGAGGGGCTACGACACCGCATGGAACGCCTATTTCGCCGCTCCCGGCGATATCCGCGACCTTTCCGACGCGCTCCTCCGCTACTCGGGGAGGCGCGTCCCGCGCCCTTCCGACTTCGTGGACAGGGAGTGGGACCGGATCGCGGAGGACCACGAACGCTTCTACCGGCGAACCGGATGA
- a CDS encoding B12-binding domain-containing radical SAM protein: MKTVLIRPPATYPRGAVSPSANTPVGLLWIAAVLEEHGFPVAVIDGMIDPDRPARPVEGGGLHFGMGWEEMARRVTAEKPRVVGISAPFSAQFANSLRCAALVKDLFPEALVVMGGNHPTIRPGDCFSGTGAIDLVCLGEGEEVMLEIVRRRARGESTDDIPGTAIRDGNSFRRNGSGQPIADLDSLPLPAYHLIELECYFRLHRQGYTDRTAYRYPGSERTVSVVTSRGCPFDCVFCSIHLHMGRKWRSHSADYVRRHIDLLASRYGVRHIHFEDDNISASPVRFRRILEDLKGGHPGITWDTPNGIRVDTLDEGIVGLCKESGCTYLIFGVESGCQRVLDEVVGKRLNLAAVTEAARWCGKAELNAMAFYVIGFPGESIDEMRATADFAMGLMRSYDVQPFLFVATPLPGTRLEKICLDRGFLRRPLEPEELARMTQGNLCVETDEFTFGDVSRIARELTREVGRTFKWNAARFFLRHPGAFPRFLREAAWLSRQLPRMESAHRILEFKMCLIRTT; this comes from the coding sequence ATGAAGACCGTCCTGATCCGGCCCCCCGCGACGTATCCGAGAGGGGCCGTCTCTCCTTCCGCCAACACGCCGGTCGGACTTCTCTGGATCGCGGCCGTGCTGGAAGAGCACGGTTTCCCGGTGGCGGTGATCGACGGGATGATCGATCCCGACCGCCCCGCTCGTCCGGTGGAAGGCGGAGGGCTCCATTTCGGGATGGGGTGGGAGGAGATGGCCCGCCGGGTGACGGCGGAAAAACCCCGGGTGGTCGGGATCAGCGCCCCGTTCTCCGCCCAGTTCGCCAACTCGCTCCGATGCGCGGCGCTCGTGAAGGACTTGTTTCCCGAGGCGCTCGTGGTCATGGGGGGGAACCACCCCACGATCCGCCCCGGGGACTGCTTCTCCGGCACAGGCGCAATCGACCTCGTCTGCCTCGGGGAAGGCGAGGAGGTCATGCTGGAGATCGTCCGAAGGAGGGCGCGCGGGGAATCCACGGACGATATCCCCGGAACGGCCATCCGCGACGGGAATTCCTTCCGGCGGAACGGATCGGGGCAGCCCATCGCGGATCTGGACTCCCTCCCGCTACCCGCCTACCACCTGATCGAACTGGAATGCTACTTCCGGCTCCACCGGCAGGGGTATACCGACAGGACCGCATACCGCTACCCGGGATCGGAGCGGACGGTGTCGGTCGTCACCAGCCGGGGCTGTCCGTTCGACTGCGTCTTCTGCTCGATCCACCTCCACATGGGAAGGAAGTGGCGCTCCCACTCGGCGGATTACGTCCGAAGGCATATCGACTTGCTGGCATCCAGGTACGGGGTCCGCCACATCCATTTCGAGGACGACAACATTTCCGCCAGTCCGGTCCGGTTCCGGCGAATCCTCGAGGATCTGAAGGGAGGGCATCCCGGGATCACATGGGATACGCCCAACGGGATCCGGGTCGACACCCTTGACGAGGGAATCGTCGGGCTGTGCAAGGAAAGCGGGTGCACGTATCTCATATTCGGCGTGGAATCCGGGTGCCAACGGGTCCTGGACGAGGTCGTCGGGAAGCGGTTGAACCTCGCTGCCGTCACCGAGGCGGCCCGGTGGTGCGGCAAGGCGGAACTGAACGCGATGGCGTTCTACGTGATCGGTTTTCCGGGAGAGTCGATCGACGAAATGAGAGCCACCGCGGACTTCGCGATGGGGCTGATGCGCTCGTACGACGTCCAGCCGTTCCTGTTCGTCGCCACTCCTCTGCCGGGTACCCGGCTGGAGAAGATCTGCCTGGACCGCGGTTTCCTCCGAAGACCTCTAGAACCCGAAGAGCTGGCCCGGATGACGCAGGGAAACCTGTGCGTGGAAACGGACGAGTTCACCTTCGGCGACGTGTCCCGAATCGCAAGGGAACTGACCCGGGAAGTCGGGCGCACCTTCAAATGGAACGCCGCGAGGTTCTTCCTCCGGCATCCCGGAGCCTTTCCGCGCTTCCTCCGGGAAGCGGCCTGGCTTTCCCGGCAGTTGCCGCGGATGGAATCCGCCCACCGCATTCTGGAGTTCAAGATGTGCCTGATCCGGACGACTTGA
- a CDS encoding DUF2304 domain-containing protein: protein MSRVTVISIAASATLLIYILEMVRRRRLREEYSILWLFGSALILVLSVKQDWLDRLARMAGIAYPPSFLFLVGILFILLILIHFSIAISKLHQMNKKMAQELAMLKSRLGGDP, encoded by the coding sequence ATGAGCCGGGTAACGGTGATCTCCATCGCCGCCTCCGCCACCCTCCTCATCTACATCCTGGAGATGGTGCGCCGCCGCCGCCTGCGCGAGGAGTATTCGATCCTCTGGCTTTTCGGCAGCGCACTGATCCTGGTCCTGTCGGTGAAACAGGACTGGCTGGACCGTCTCGCCCGCATGGCGGGCATCGCCTACCCGCCCTCCTTCCTGTTCCTCGTGGGCATCCTGTTCATCCTGCTGATCCTCATCCACTTCTCGATCGCCATCTCGAAACTCCACCAGATGAACAAGAAGATGGCGCAGGAGCTGGCGATGCTGAAGAGCCGTCTGGGAGGAGACCCGTAG
- a CDS encoding glycosyltransferase family 2 protein — MVVPAYQEEKVIGGLVRAIRDRYPHHIVVVNDGSTDDTGKAALDAGATVLDLPCNLGIGGAVQTAFRYAREHGYEAVARIDGDGQHEVEDIGKVLEPILRGEADASIGSRFLGETRYRASIPRIFGIRHFRWLVNLFTGYRVTDPTSGFFAINRRLIEFYSDHYPSDYPEVDSYILMHRLGATAVEVPVRMHARAEGKSSITPFRAVYYMVKVTLSFLINRLRRFG; from the coding sequence ATCGTCGTCCCCGCCTACCAGGAAGAGAAGGTCATCGGGGGGTTGGTCCGGGCCATCCGGGACCGGTACCCCCACCACATCGTTGTCGTGAACGACGGATCGACCGACGACACGGGCAAGGCGGCCCTCGACGCGGGGGCTACCGTCCTCGACCTCCCGTGCAACCTGGGAATCGGAGGCGCGGTCCAGACCGCTTTCCGATACGCGAGAGAACACGGGTACGAAGCCGTCGCCCGGATCGACGGAGACGGACAGCACGAGGTCGAGGATATCGGAAAAGTCCTCGAGCCGATTCTCCGGGGGGAAGCCGACGCCTCCATCGGCTCGCGATTCCTGGGGGAGACCCGGTACCGGGCATCCATTCCGCGGATCTTCGGGATCCGCCACTTCCGGTGGCTCGTCAACCTCTTCACCGGGTACCGCGTCACGGACCCGACATCGGGCTTCTTCGCCATCAACCGCCGGCTGATCGAGTTCTACTCCGACCACTACCCTTCCGACTACCCCGAGGTCGACTCCTACATCCTGATGCACCGGCTGGGAGCGACCGCCGTGGAGGTCCCCGTCCGGATGCACGCCCGGGCGGAGGGAAAATCGTCGATCACACCGTTCCGGGCGGTGTACTATATGGTGAAGGTGACGCTCTCTTTCCTCATCAACCGCCTCCGGAGATTCGGATGA
- a CDS encoding TlpA family protein disulfide reductase, translating to MRKRILFSVVAVCAGVAFAAVPAFSQESKGGSYSKIPTVKGIETLKAGAKAPDFKVQDLAGKEFHLASCCDKDAVLLFFWSFFCGPCREEMPMINQMTKDFKGKGLQVIGVNLDGREMKKAIDKFVVNEKVGFRIVFDELSGDAFQVADPYGVAGTPAIFLIDKKGMITFSAVGAVTGEQLKAEIGKVVK from the coding sequence ATGAGGAAACGGATCCTCTTCTCCGTCGTCGCCGTTTGCGCGGGGGTCGCCTTCGCCGCGGTCCCGGCCTTCTCCCAGGAGAGCAAGGGCGGCTCCTATTCGAAGATCCCGACCGTAAAGGGGATCGAGACGCTGAAGGCGGGCGCGAAGGCGCCCGACTTCAAGGTCCAGGACCTGGCGGGGAAGGAGTTCCACCTGGCGTCGTGCTGCGACAAGGACGCGGTGCTCCTCTTCTTCTGGTCGTTCTTCTGCGGCCCGTGCCGGGAAGAGATGCCGATGATCAACCAGATGACCAAGGACTTCAAGGGGAAGGGGCTCCAGGTCATCGGCGTGAACCTCGACGGCCGCGAGATGAAGAAGGCGATCGACAAGTTCGTCGTCAACGAGAAGGTCGGCTTCCGAATCGTCTTCGACGAGCTGTCCGGAGACGCCTTCCAGGTGGCCGATCCTTACGGCGTCGCCGGCACGCCGGCCATCTTCCTCATCGACAAGAAGGGGATGATCACCTTCAGCGCGGTGGGGGCGGTGACGGGCGAGCAACTGAAGGCCGAGATCGGGAAGGTGGTCAAGTAG
- a CDS encoding TlpA family protein disulfide reductase, translated as MNRRSPILVVVAVAASLAFAAPAGAFFSGGGGIKEGDPAPLFSGQTIENQPIDFRQLKGKKVVMLDFWSIYCASCIEEMPRLTEIHNEFKDKGLLVIGVNLDSFGTHRVVKFMQGMETKITFPVIIDKNRQIATSFNAMVLPTTLLIDASGRIRYYHVGYKPGDEKQIRNIVIQAVRELKK; from the coding sequence ATGAACCGCAGATCCCCGATCCTGGTGGTTGTTGCCGTGGCGGCGTCGCTTGCCTTCGCCGCCCCGGCGGGGGCGTTCTTTTCAGGGGGCGGGGGGATCAAGGAAGGCGACCCGGCGCCGTTGTTTTCCGGGCAGACCATCGAGAACCAGCCGATCGACTTCCGGCAACTGAAGGGGAAGAAGGTCGTGATGCTGGACTTCTGGTCGATCTACTGCGCGTCGTGCATCGAGGAGATGCCGCGCCTCACCGAGATCCACAACGAGTTCAAGGACAAGGGATTGCTCGTGATCGGCGTCAACCTCGACTCGTTCGGGACGCACCGCGTGGTGAAGTTCATGCAGGGGATGGAGACCAAGATCACCTTCCCGGTCATCATCGACAAGAACCGGCAGATCGCGACGTCGTTCAACGCGATGGTGCTGCCGACCACCCTGCTGATCGACGCCTCCGGAAGGATCCGCTACTACCACGTCGGGTACAAGCCGGGGGACGAGAAGCAGATCCGGAACATCGTGATCCAGGCGGTCCGGGAACTGAAGAAGTAG